Proteins from a genomic interval of Prevotella sp. E13-27:
- a CDS encoding BlaI/MecI/CopY family transcriptional regulator gives MKRLTAKEREIMELYWQHGPMFVKELLDYYDEPRPHFNTLSTTVRILEKKGFLDHKQYGTSYQYFPLVTEKEYGRSSLGGIIRDYFNDSYMSAVSAFVKEEKISVDELKELIEKIESNN, from the coding sequence ATGAAACGACTAACAGCCAAAGAACGGGAAATAATGGAGCTGTATTGGCAGCACGGTCCGATGTTCGTCAAAGAGCTCTTAGATTACTACGACGAGCCACGGCCCCACTTCAACACGCTGTCAACGACTGTACGCATACTTGAAAAGAAAGGTTTCCTTGACCACAAGCAATATGGCACATCCTACCAGTACTTCCCACTCGTTACTGAGAAGGAGTATGGGCGTTCGAGTCTTGGAGGCATCATACGCGACTACTTCAACGACTCCTACATGAGCGCCGTCTCGGCCTTCGTGAAAGAAGAGAAGATTTCAGTGGACGAGCTGAAAGAGCTGATAGAAAAGATAGAAAGCAACAATTAA
- a CDS encoding M56 family metallopeptidase: MMQFLIYDLRVAILIAVFYMFYRLLLSHETFHRVNRMVLLFTSLASFVLPLCIITMHRTVVLETIAEPNMEYGSIATMAVENSEPQTPLWQTLVIAVFFAGMMATLGKTLFSIISVWKLIMRSERHVQPDGTTICIVDGSVSPFSWMRYIVISRKDHSPHIEDNGETFILAHERGHIRQHHSLDLLLVDTLTALQWFNPAMWMLRQDLRTIHEYEADAAVLSQGINMRQYQYLLIQKAVSRCGYSVANGISHSTLKSRINMMLHKNSSRTSLLKLLALLPIVGTTLALQAETVNDYVYNEPQTPPQKVVKKGKTNAQVKVGQKTIEVKAEQKTEQSKKPTVDVKAPNGVVSKNVSEPDKVFDVVEQMPLFPGGQVELMKYLSANVKYPVEASKNGIQGRVIVQFVVEKDGTISNVKVVNNADEQLKEEAIRVVKTMPKWVPGKQNGKEVRVKYTLPVTFRLN; this comes from the coding sequence ATGATGCAGTTCCTTATCTACGACCTGAGAGTGGCCATTCTCATTGCAGTATTCTATATGTTCTATCGTCTGCTGCTGAGCCACGAAACGTTTCACCGAGTGAACCGCATGGTGTTACTCTTCACGTCTTTAGCATCGTTTGTGTTGCCTCTCTGCATCATCACGATGCACCGCACGGTAGTCTTGGAGACGATAGCAGAGCCAAACATGGAATATGGCAGTATAGCAACGATGGCTGTTGAAAACTCAGAGCCACAAACTCCACTCTGGCAAACATTAGTCATCGCAGTATTCTTCGCCGGCATGATGGCTACACTTGGCAAGACGCTCTTCAGCATCATTAGTGTATGGAAACTTATAATGCGCAGCGAGCGTCATGTCCAACCTGACGGCACCACTATCTGTATCGTCGATGGCAGCGTATCGCCATTCAGCTGGATGCGCTACATCGTTATTTCTCGCAAAGACCACAGCCCTCACATAGAGGATAATGGCGAGACATTTATTCTCGCCCATGAACGAGGACACATACGCCAGCACCACTCGCTCGACCTGCTCCTCGTTGACACGTTAACAGCCCTGCAATGGTTCAACCCCGCCATGTGGATGCTGCGCCAGGATTTGCGCACCATCCACGAGTATGAAGCCGACGCAGCGGTACTCTCTCAAGGCATCAATATGCGCCAGTATCAGTATCTGCTTATCCAAAAAGCCGTGAGCCGCTGCGGGTACTCAGTAGCCAACGGTATCAGTCACAGTACCCTTAAAAGCCGCATAAATATGATGCTACATAAGAATTCCAGTCGCACCAGCTTGCTGAAGCTGTTAGCACTTCTGCCCATCGTGGGTACAACATTGGCTCTGCAGGCAGAGACCGTAAACGACTACGTATATAACGAGCCACAGACGCCTCCACAGAAGGTTGTAAAGAAAGGTAAGACCAATGCGCAGGTGAAGGTTGGCCAAAAGACCATCGAGGTGAAGGCCGAGCAGAAGACCGAACAATCTAAAAAGCCAACAGTAGATGTCAAGGCTCCTAATGGTGTGGTCTCTAAGAATGTGTCTGAGCCCGATAAAGTCTTCGACGTAGTAGAACAGATGCCACTATTTCCTGGCGGTCAAGTTGAGTTGATGAAATACTTGTCGGCGAATGTAAAATACCCTGTAGAAGCCTCTAAGAATGGTATTCAAGGTCGTGTCATCGTACAGTTTGTTGTTGAGAAAGACGGCACCATAAGCAATGTAAAGGTTGTCAACAATGCCGATGAACAGCTGAAAGAGGAGGCTATACGTGTGGTTAAAACGATGCCAAAATGGGTCCCTGGTAAACAGAACGGCAAGGAAGTACGTGTAAAATACACTCTACCAGTCACGTTCCGCCTGAATTAA
- a CDS encoding glutamine synthetase III — protein sequence MANNLRFQVVEEAFKKRALDVQAPSERPSEYFGKYVFNREKMYKYLPKDVYDKLIDVIDNGARLDRSIADAVAAGMKQWATEMGCTHYTHWFQPLTEGTAEKHDAFVEHDGKGGMMEKFSGKLLVQQEPDASSFPNGGIRNTFEARGYSAWDPTSPVFIIDDTLCIPTIFISYTGEALDYKAPLLRALHAVGKAATDVCKFFYDDVKKVQVNLGWEQEYFLVDEGLYSARPDLMLTGRTLMGHESAKNQQMDDHYFGTIPDRVQAFMKDLEIQALELSIPCKTRHNEVAPNQFELAPIFEECNLAVDHNMLLMSLMKKVARKHGFRVLLHEKPFEGINGSGKHNNWSLSTDTGVLLHAPGTTPEENLRFITFIVETLMAVYHHNGLLKASIMSATNAHRLGGNEAPPSIISSFLGTQLTELLDHIEQSDKNELFNLKGKQGMEIDIPQIPDLIVDNTDRNRTSPFAFTGNRFEFRAPGSSVNCASAMIALNAAMAEALQSFKQRVDKRIAKGENKISAILQILKDDIKTCKPVRFDGNGYSDEWVKEAAKRGLDVEKSCPIIFEHYLDKESVKMFESTKVMNRKELEARNEVKWEMYVKTVQIEARVLGDLAMNHIIPVATHYQSQLIKNVQGMKSVFTEDKANRLSARNMKLIEEIAERTERIEQLVEELTDARRVANRTKDIHQRAIQYHDTVCPHMEAIRDEADHLEMIVEDGLWTLPKYRELLFIR from the coding sequence ATGGCAAACAACTTAAGATTTCAGGTAGTTGAAGAGGCCTTCAAGAAAAGAGCACTTGACGTGCAGGCCCCAAGTGAGAGACCATCAGAATACTTTGGCAAGTATGTGTTTAACCGTGAGAAAATGTACAAGTACCTGCCAAAGGACGTTTACGACAAGCTTATCGATGTTATTGACAACGGTGCACGACTGGACCGTTCGATAGCCGATGCAGTGGCTGCTGGCATGAAGCAGTGGGCAACAGAAATGGGATGCACCCACTACACACACTGGTTCCAGCCTCTGACAGAGGGAACGGCAGAGAAACACGACGCCTTCGTGGAACACGACGGAAAGGGAGGCATGATGGAGAAGTTCAGTGGCAAGCTGCTCGTACAGCAGGAGCCCGACGCCTCATCGTTCCCCAACGGAGGCATACGTAACACGTTCGAGGCGCGAGGCTATTCAGCATGGGATCCCACATCGCCAGTGTTCATCATTGACGACACACTTTGTATTCCCACCATATTTATTTCATATACGGGCGAAGCGCTTGACTACAAGGCTCCGCTGCTGCGTGCGCTCCACGCCGTAGGAAAGGCTGCAACGGATGTATGCAAGTTCTTCTACGACGATGTTAAGAAGGTGCAGGTGAACCTGGGCTGGGAGCAGGAGTACTTCCTCGTGGACGAGGGGCTCTACTCTGCCCGACCCGACCTGATGCTGACAGGTCGCACGCTGATGGGACACGAGAGCGCAAAGAACCAGCAGATGGACGACCACTATTTCGGAACCATACCCGACCGTGTGCAGGCATTCATGAAGGATCTGGAGATTCAGGCTCTCGAACTGTCGATACCGTGTAAGACGCGCCACAACGAGGTGGCTCCGAACCAGTTTGAGCTGGCACCTATATTCGAGGAGTGCAACCTTGCCGTTGACCATAACATGCTGCTCATGTCGCTCATGAAGAAAGTGGCTCGCAAGCACGGCTTCCGTGTGCTGCTCCACGAGAAGCCTTTCGAGGGAATAAACGGCAGCGGCAAGCACAACAACTGGAGTCTTTCTACCGATACCGGCGTACTGCTCCACGCACCTGGCACCACTCCAGAGGAGAACCTGCGCTTCATAACATTCATCGTGGAGACGCTGATGGCCGTGTATCATCACAACGGACTGCTGAAGGCATCGATAATGAGCGCCACAAACGCTCACCGTCTGGGCGGCAACGAGGCTCCTCCATCAATAATATCCAGCTTCCTGGGAACACAGCTTACAGAGCTGCTGGACCACATTGAGCAGAGCGACAAGAACGAGCTGTTCAACCTGAAGGGTAAGCAGGGCATGGAGATAGACATACCACAGATTCCAGACCTCATTGTTGACAACACCGACCGCAACCGAACATCGCCATTTGCATTCACGGGTAACCGCTTCGAGTTCCGTGCTCCTGGATCAAGTGTAAACTGCGCCTCGGCAATGATAGCTCTTAACGCAGCTATGGCAGAGGCCCTGCAGTCATTCAAACAGCGCGTGGACAAGCGTATTGCCAAAGGCGAGAACAAGATAAGCGCCATTCTGCAGATACTGAAGGACGACATAAAGACCTGCAAGCCTGTGCGCTTCGACGGCAATGGCTATTCTGACGAATGGGTGAAGGAAGCCGCAAAGCGCGGACTGGACGTGGAGAAGTCGTGCCCAATAATCTTTGAGCACTACCTTGACAAGGAATCGGTGAAGATGTTTGAAAGCACCAAGGTTATGAACCGCAAGGAGCTTGAGGCACGCAACGAGGTGAAATGGGAGATGTATGTGAAGACTGTACAGATAGAGGCACGCGTCTTGGGCGACCTCGCCATGAACCACATCATACCCGTAGCTACTCACTATCAGAGCCAGCTCATCAAGAACGTGCAGGGCATGAAGAGTGTGTTCACGGAAGACAAGGCCAACCGTCTGTCGGCACGTAACATGAAGCTCATAGAAGAGATTGCCGAGCGCACAGAGCGCATTGAACAGCTCGTGGAAGAACTGACCGATGCCCGCAGAGTGGCAAACCGCACGAAAGACATTCATCAGCGCGCCATACAATATCATGACACGGTGTGTCCGCACATGGAAGCCATTCGCGACGAGGCCGATCATCTGGAGATGATTGTCGAGGACGGACTGTGGACTCTGCCGAAGTACAGAGAGCTACTTTTCATAAGATAA
- the pyk gene encoding pyruvate kinase, giving the protein MKQTKIVASISDRRCDTDFIRKLFYAGMNVVRMNTAHAPEEGIRKIVKNTRAVSHHIGLLIDTKGPEIRTTGCEQPIEYKAGDVVKIFGRPEMDTTHDIINLSYSDFAADIHEGDHVLFDDGALSMEVMGINGPQVVARVENDGVLGSHKSVNVPGVHIALPALTERDRKMIMLAIELDIDFIAHSFVRSAADVRAVQALLDAYNSDIKIISKIENQEGVDNIDEIIEASYGIMVARGDLGIEVPIERIPGIQRKIIHKCVQAKKPVIVATQMLHSMIQNPRPTRAEVTDIANAIYSRTDALMLSGETASGKYPVEAVETMASIAEQAELEKIQVHDYVIQMSNSGDVREFLAHSAIEATEKLGVKGIICNSGTGITVRHLASFRGPHPVLAICYKERLQRELALSYGVIPVYQKEQISREELFRAAVRMLRQKGYLTDGDKIACLSGREGDSKSLEINDVSEVLQ; this is encoded by the coding sequence ATGAAGCAAACAAAGATTGTTGCCAGCATCAGCGATCGTCGGTGTGATACCGATTTTATCAGGAAGCTTTTTTATGCTGGCATGAATGTAGTCAGGATGAACACAGCGCATGCTCCAGAAGAGGGCATCCGCAAGATAGTAAAGAATACACGTGCCGTGAGCCATCATATCGGCTTGCTCATTGATACCAAGGGCCCTGAAATCCGCACCACTGGGTGCGAACAGCCCATTGAGTATAAGGCAGGCGATGTGGTTAAGATTTTCGGACGTCCTGAGATGGACACCACTCACGACATTATCAATCTCTCTTATTCAGATTTCGCTGCCGACATCCATGAGGGCGACCACGTTCTGTTTGACGATGGTGCTCTGTCTATGGAGGTCATGGGCATCAATGGACCTCAGGTAGTGGCTAGGGTAGAGAACGACGGTGTGCTGGGCTCTCACAAGAGTGTCAACGTGCCAGGCGTTCATATCGCCTTGCCAGCTCTGACCGAGCGTGACCGTAAGATGATTATGCTCGCCATTGAGCTCGACATCGATTTTATTGCCCACTCCTTTGTGCGCTCTGCAGCCGATGTGCGTGCCGTCCAGGCTCTGCTCGATGCCTATAATTCCGACATTAAGATTATCTCTAAGATTGAGAATCAGGAGGGTGTTGATAATATTGATGAGATTATCGAGGCCTCCTATGGCATTATGGTTGCCCGTGGTGACTTGGGCATCGAGGTGCCCATTGAGCGTATCCCTGGTATTCAGCGCAAGATTATCCACAAGTGCGTGCAGGCTAAGAAACCTGTCATCGTGGCTACGCAGATGCTGCACTCCATGATACAGAACCCTCGTCCTACTCGTGCCGAGGTGACTGATATTGCCAACGCCATCTATTCACGCACCGATGCTTTGATGCTTTCAGGAGAGACTGCAAGCGGAAAATATCCTGTCGAGGCAGTTGAGACTATGGCCTCTATTGCCGAGCAGGCTGAGCTTGAGAAGATTCAGGTTCACGACTATGTCATTCAGATGAGCAATAGCGGCGATGTGCGCGAGTTTCTGGCTCACAGCGCTATTGAGGCTACTGAAAAGCTGGGCGTCAAGGGCATCATCTGTAACTCAGGTACTGGTATCACCGTGCGCCATCTGGCTTCGTTCCGTGGTCCTCATCCTGTGTTGGCCATCTGTTATAAGGAGCGTTTGCAGCGCGAGCTGGCGTTGTCCTATGGTGTGATACCTGTCTATCAGAAAGAGCAGATATCACGTGAGGAGCTGTTCCGTGCGGCTGTCCGTATGCTCCGACAAAAAGGCTATCTTACCGATGGTGATAAGATAGCCTGTCTGAGTGGTAGGGAAGGCGACTCTAAGTCGCTCGAGATAAATGATGTTAGTGAAGTGTTGCAGTAA
- the dapA gene encoding 4-hydroxy-tetrahydrodipicolinate synthase, with amino-acid sequence MVRNIFKGLGIALITPFLPNGEVDYDALMRLVDYQLDNGADFFCILATTGETPTLTPEEKLKIKNLIVDRVRGRVPILMGCGGNNTAAVIRELQEGDFRGIDGVLSVCPYYNKPSQEGLYQHFKAIAAATKLPVVLYNVPGRTGVNLQAATTVRLARDCKNIVAIKEASGNLEQVDEIIKNKPNDFDVISGDDSLTFPMVSCGAVGVISVIGNALPKEFSKMIRLQMRGEYDPARKIHHRFTDLFSLLFVDGNPAGVKAMLHEMGFIENVLRLPLVPTRISTLQRMSEIMKELKI; translated from the coding sequence ATGGTACGTAATATTTTCAAAGGGCTTGGCATTGCGCTGATAACACCCTTTCTTCCGAATGGCGAAGTTGACTATGACGCTTTGATGCGTTTGGTAGATTATCAACTGGATAACGGAGCCGACTTTTTCTGTATCTTAGCTACTACTGGCGAAACACCAACACTTACGCCAGAGGAGAAGTTGAAAATCAAGAATCTTATTGTTGACCGTGTGCGCGGACGTGTGCCCATTCTTATGGGATGTGGCGGAAACAATACCGCTGCCGTGATACGTGAGCTTCAGGAAGGCGACTTCCGAGGCATCGACGGTGTGCTAAGCGTATGCCCATACTATAACAAGCCATCTCAGGAAGGTCTTTACCAGCACTTCAAAGCCATTGCAGCAGCCACCAAGCTGCCAGTAGTATTATATAATGTACCTGGGCGCACGGGCGTGAACCTACAGGCAGCCACCACTGTCCGTCTGGCTCGCGATTGCAAGAACATCGTTGCCATCAAAGAGGCCTCGGGCAATCTGGAGCAGGTCGATGAGATAATAAAGAACAAACCCAATGACTTCGATGTCATCTCTGGCGATGACTCGCTTACGTTCCCAATGGTATCTTGCGGTGCAGTAGGTGTTATCTCAGTTATCGGCAATGCCCTTCCTAAGGAGTTCTCTAAGATGATTCGTTTGCAGATGCGTGGCGAATACGACCCAGCTCGCAAGATTCACCACCGTTTCACAGACCTGTTCTCATTGCTCTTCGTCGATGGCAACCCCGCCGGTGTCAAGGCTATGCTCCACGAGATGGGCTTCATTGAGAACGTGCTCCGTCTGCCACTTGTTCCTACACGCATTTCCACGCTGCAGCGTATGTCGGAAATCATGAAGGAGCTCAAGATCTGA
- the uxuA gene encoding mannonate dehydratase, translating into MERTWRWFGKKDKITLAQLRQIGVEGIVTALHDVPLGEVWTREKIRDLREYIESYGMRWSVVESLPVVETIKYGGPDRDHQIEVYKESLRNLAAEGIHCICYNFMPVLDWARTDLFHDNPNGATNLYFNYAEFAYFDIYILKRPGAREEWEKFQFPEGWGKGRSVIAECDELAKTMTPEKDHKLVENIVIKTQGFVSGNFSENDEAPVQKFREFLDLYKGIDKAKLRANMKYFLEAIMPVCEECNMNMCVHPDDPPIEILGLPRIVRTEEDIQWFLDAVPNKHNGLTFCAGSLSAGAYNNVVELAKKFASRTHFVHLRSCHIFPNGDFTEASHLGGRADLIELCRIFEKENPELPMRVDHGMTFTDEPGGIMDESSHGHNAGYTLLGRMFALGQVQGILATVDRELGIEYKQPGFFD; encoded by the coding sequence ATGGAAAGAACATGGAGATGGTTTGGCAAGAAGGACAAAATTACTCTTGCACAGTTGAGACAAATCGGTGTTGAAGGTATCGTCACAGCACTTCACGATGTGCCTCTGGGTGAAGTATGGACTCGAGAGAAGATTCGCGACCTGCGCGAGTACATCGAGAGCTACGGCATGCGCTGGAGCGTAGTAGAGTCGCTACCCGTAGTTGAGACAATCAAATATGGAGGTCCTGATCGCGACCACCAGATAGAGGTATATAAGGAGAGCCTGCGCAACCTGGCAGCAGAGGGCATTCACTGCATCTGCTACAACTTTATGCCCGTACTCGACTGGGCTCGCACCGACTTATTCCACGACAATCCAAACGGTGCAACAAACCTGTACTTCAACTATGCCGAATTTGCTTATTTCGACATCTATATCCTGAAGCGTCCAGGCGCTCGCGAGGAATGGGAGAAGTTCCAGTTCCCCGAGGGTTGGGGCAAGGGTCGTAGCGTAATCGCCGAGTGCGACGAGCTGGCTAAGACCATGACTCCTGAGAAGGACCACAAACTGGTTGAGAACATCGTAATCAAGACTCAGGGATTCGTAAGCGGTAACTTCAGCGAGAACGACGAGGCTCCAGTACAGAAGTTCCGCGAGTTCCTCGATCTGTATAAGGGCATCGACAAGGCTAAGCTGCGTGCCAACATGAAGTACTTCCTCGAGGCTATCATGCCTGTTTGCGAGGAGTGCAACATGAACATGTGTGTTCACCCCGACGATCCCCCTATCGAGATTCTCGGATTGCCACGCATCGTACGTACTGAGGAGGATATCCAGTGGTTCCTGGATGCTGTGCCCAACAAGCATAACGGTCTGACATTCTGTGCTGGTTCTTTGAGTGCTGGTGCATATAACAATGTGGTTGAGTTGGCCAAGAAGTTTGCTTCTCGCACACACTTTGTTCACCTGCGTTCATGCCACATCTTCCCCAATGGCGACTTCACTGAGGCCTCTCACCTGGGTGGTCGTGCCGACCTGATCGAGCTGTGCCGTATCTTCGAGAAGGAGAACCCAGAGTTGCCAATGCGTGTAGATCACGGTATGACATTTACCGATGAACCTGGAGGTATCATGGACGAGAGCAGTCACGGTCACAATGCCGGTTACACCCTCTTGGGTCGTATGTTCGCCCTCGGTCAGGTACAGGGTATCCTCGCCACCGTTGATCGCGAATTAGGCATCGAATACAAACAGCCAGGATTCTTTGATTAA
- a CDS encoding mannitol dehydrogenase family protein, producing MKLNDILSGQFNAAEWEAKGYQLPKFDIKAVREKTAKEPTWVHFGGGNIFRAFPAAILNDALNTGKYDRGVIVAETFDFEVIDKAYAPYNNLSLCVNLCSDGSIEKKVIASVTEALKADPQFEDWNRLVEIFKNPSLQMISFTITEKGYTYNEADLARGLKPVFAMGKVCALLLERFNAGQLPLTVQSMDNCSHNGDKVKAGVFAYAERWVKDGLVPAAFLDYLKDEKKITFPWSMIDKITPRPHEKVKEMLAADGFDDNNYIETEKHTFTAPFVNAEEVQYLVIEDNYTNGRPPLDLGGALYTTRETVDKVETMKVTTCLNPLHTAMSIYGCMLGYTLISAEMADEDLRPFVQKLGYIEAMPVVVDPGVLNPYEFIGAVINRRLPNPFMPDAPQRIAMDTSQKLPIRFGETLKKYIARGLDKSNLVLIPLTLAGYARYLKGIKDDGTAFDCSPDPMLEELQAIVAPLEIGKANQDWSPLKKLYSRKDVFGLDLYEAGLGEQIEGMVKELFAGNGAVRSTLHKYVSAR from the coding sequence ATGAAACTCAACGATATACTTAGCGGCCAGTTCAATGCCGCAGAATGGGAAGCCAAAGGCTACCAGCTTCCTAAGTTCGATATCAAGGCCGTTCGCGAGAAGACAGCCAAGGAACCCACATGGGTACACTTCGGTGGTGGAAACATCTTCCGCGCTTTCCCTGCTGCCATCCTGAACGACGCCCTGAACACAGGTAAATACGATCGTGGTGTAATCGTAGCCGAGACTTTCGACTTCGAGGTTATCGACAAGGCTTATGCTCCATACAACAACCTCTCGCTTTGCGTGAACCTCTGCTCAGACGGTTCTATCGAGAAGAAGGTTATCGCCAGCGTGACCGAAGCCCTGAAGGCTGACCCACAGTTTGAGGATTGGAACCGTCTGGTAGAAATCTTCAAGAACCCAAGTCTGCAGATGATTTCGTTCACCATCACCGAGAAGGGTTACACCTACAACGAGGCCGATCTGGCTCGCGGACTGAAACCCGTATTCGCTATGGGTAAGGTTTGCGCCCTGCTGCTTGAGCGTTTCAACGCAGGACAGTTGCCACTTACCGTTCAGAGCATGGACAACTGCTCGCACAATGGCGATAAGGTAAAGGCTGGCGTATTTGCCTATGCCGAGCGCTGGGTGAAGGACGGACTGGTACCTGCCGCTTTCCTCGACTATCTGAAGGATGAGAAGAAGATTACCTTCCCTTGGTCGATGATTGATAAGATTACCCCTCGCCCACACGAGAAGGTAAAGGAGATGCTGGCTGCTGATGGTTTCGACGACAACAACTACATCGAGACCGAGAAGCACACCTTCACAGCTCCATTCGTAAATGCCGAAGAAGTGCAGTATCTCGTAATAGAGGACAACTATACCAACGGTCGCCCACCATTGGATCTGGGTGGCGCACTCTACACCACTCGCGAAACTGTAGATAAGGTAGAGACCATGAAGGTTACTACCTGTCTGAACCCTCTGCACACAGCTATGAGTATCTATGGTTGCATGCTGGGCTACACTCTGATTTCTGCCGAGATGGCCGATGAGGACTTGCGTCCATTCGTTCAGAAGTTGGGCTATATCGAGGCAATGCCTGTAGTAGTTGATCCAGGCGTACTGAACCCCTACGAGTTTATCGGCGCTGTTATCAATCGTCGTCTGCCTAACCCATTCATGCCCGATGCTCCTCAGCGTATCGCTATGGATACCAGCCAGAAGCTGCCTATCCGCTTCGGTGAGACACTGAAGAAGTACATCGCTCGCGGACTTGATAAGAGCAATCTGGTACTCATCCCACTCACACTGGCAGGTTACGCCCGCTACCTGAAGGGTATCAAGGATGATGGTACAGCATTCGATTGTTCACCCGACCCAATGCTCGAGGAACTGCAGGCTATCGTAGCTCCTCTGGAGATTGGCAAGGCCAATCAGGACTGGAGCCCACTGAAGAAGCTCTACAGCCGCAAGGATGTATTCGGACTCGACCTCTACGAGGCTGGTCTGGGCGAGCAGATTGAGGGAATGGTTAAGGAACTGTTTGCTGGCAACGGTGCCGTTCGTAGCACTCTGCACAAATATGTTTCTGCACGCTAA
- a CDS encoding LuxR C-terminal-related transcriptional regulator, with protein sequence MKNQKMYEADDKMITLIRDNYDLLQMLGSFDISLGFGDKTVQETCEDNGVDTYTFLAVVNFTINGSGEYEGDEQLSVPTLMHYLEASHAYYLDFQLPFIKRELSDSLNPNDSLGQLILRFYDDYSHEIRRHMQYEQKTLFPYVQSLIDGRPSGEYSIETFSKHHREADKKLRELKLLIIKYLPTDGLHNNMLTATLHDIYDNEEWLRQHSMVEDHIFVPAIRRLEKLVKQSDVTRNISDMVFKGAGQSSEALSDREKDVIVSLVQGMSNKEIADHLCISVNTVITHRRNIARKLQIHSPAGLTIYAIINGFVDISSVKL encoded by the coding sequence ATGAAGAATCAGAAGATGTATGAGGCCGATGACAAGATGATAACGCTCATACGTGACAATTACGACCTGCTTCAGATGCTTGGCTCTTTTGACATCAGTCTTGGCTTTGGTGATAAGACAGTGCAGGAGACTTGCGAGGATAACGGTGTTGACACTTATACTTTTCTTGCAGTTGTAAACTTTACTATTAACGGTAGTGGAGAGTATGAGGGTGACGAGCAGCTGTCTGTCCCGACCCTTATGCATTACTTGGAGGCGAGCCATGCTTACTATTTGGACTTCCAATTGCCATTCATCAAGCGTGAGCTTAGCGATAGCCTTAATCCTAATGATTCGTTAGGTCAATTGATTCTGCGCTTCTATGATGACTATTCTCACGAGATTCGCCGTCACATGCAGTATGAGCAGAAGACTCTCTTCCCTTATGTTCAGTCACTTATTGACGGAAGACCTTCTGGCGAGTATAGCATTGAGACTTTCTCCAAGCATCATCGCGAGGCCGACAAGAAACTGCGTGAATTGAAGCTACTCATTATTAAGTATCTGCCCACCGACGGACTTCATAACAATATGTTGACTGCCACGTTGCATGACATCTATGATAACGAGGAGTGGCTTCGCCAGCACTCCATGGTAGAGGATCATATCTTCGTACCGGCAATACGTCGTCTTGAGAAGCTTGTTAAGCAGAGTGATGTGACAAGGAATATAAGTGATATGGTGTTTAAAGGAGCTGGTCAGAGCTCTGAGGCACTCTCTGATCGTGAGAAGGATGTCATCGTATCACTGGTTCAGGGCATGTCTAACAAGGAGATTGCCGACCATCTGTGTATCTCGGTGAATACCGTCATCACTCACCGTCGTAATATTGCGCGCAAGCTTCAGATACATTCGCCTGCAGGACTGACCATCTATGCAATCATTAACGGATTTGTAGATATTAGCTCTGTTAAGCTGTAA
- a CDS encoding DUF4468 domain-containing protein has protein sequence MMKRTLIFAFSMLFGIATQAQIMKNADLEKYAKERYGDKWLDAAKNLAGTLKLDKNESLTYQQVIEAPGKTKQQLYVALNYWATATFKDKNAITLNDKDAGCIIISSPIDGIADHTGTLNRYIVSITPVIRIDIKEGRIRVTYTVQNYDILKAEDAGWIGGLLDNSDNRQSHQNVWSDGKRMKDDKTDRRLYDEQWEIAKHYPFVEKDSKKRTCSKALIMTHAYSNAVMDKIEEAIKNGIVGNEDDEW, from the coding sequence ATGATGAAGAGAACACTTATTTTTGCTTTTTCGATGCTCTTCGGAATAGCAACACAGGCACAAATAATGAAAAATGCAGACCTTGAGAAATATGCGAAGGAACGCTATGGTGACAAATGGCTCGATGCAGCAAAGAATCTGGCAGGCACACTTAAGCTCGACAAGAATGAATCACTGACATACCAACAGGTCATTGAGGCTCCTGGCAAGACCAAGCAGCAACTATACGTAGCACTAAACTATTGGGCTACAGCAACCTTTAAGGATAAGAACGCCATAACGCTTAACGACAAGGATGCCGGCTGCATCATCATCTCATCGCCAATAGACGGCATTGCTGACCATACAGGCACATTGAACCGCTATATAGTAAGCATTACTCCTGTCATCAGAATTGACATTAAAGAGGGACGCATTCGCGTAACATACACTGTGCAGAACTACGACATCCTAAAAGCCGAGGATGCTGGATGGATTGGCGGACTGCTTGATAACAGCGACAATCGTCAGAGCCACCAAAATGTATGGAGCGATGGCAAACGCATGAAAGATGACAAAACCGACCGTCGTCTCTATGACGAGCAATGGGAGATAGCCAAACACTACCCATTCGTAGAGAAGGACTCTAAGAAGCGTACATGTTCAAAGGCGCTTATCATGACCCACGCATACTCAAACGCCGTGATGGACAAAATTGAAGAAGCCATCAAAAACGGCATCGTGGGCAACGAAGACGACGAATGGTAA